The Methanoculleus horonobensis genomic interval ACGTTCGGGATCAAGGAGGTCGAGATGATGGGCTGCACCCTGATGGGGGTCACCGTCGTCGGGATGATGGCCTCGTTCCCCCATGTCAAGGAGCGGGTGAAGCACTGGGATACCGAGGTGGCACACTCGCAGGCGGTCGTGGACGCCCTCCTCTCCATCGAGGGGACGAAGGTACTCTCCGACTACCCGCGGCAGCACACCCTGACCCGGATCGATACCCGCGAGTCGTTCGATAAGGTGGCAGAGCAGCACAAGAAACGCGGCTTCTTCCTCTCGAGCGACTTGAAGAAGCGGGGCATCACCGGCGTCATCCCGGGCTCCACGAAGGTCTGGAAGTTCAACACCTTCGGGCTGACGGAGAAGCAGATCCGGCACGTAGGGGAGTCGTTTGTCGAGATTGCACGGGAAAATGGGCTGAATATCGTCTGAGGGAGATCCTCGGAATTCTTTTTTTGAGCGGGTGCGTGCGGACCGGGCGTTATTTTCGTAAAGATCTTGAGCGAACCAGCGAGAACTCCGGTAATCGATCAAAAGCCCGATGCAGTGGACCGTGGGAGACTCCGCACCTGACGTGCTCGAGATCCTGCCCTTCGGCCAGTCGCTTATCGCCACGGGGGGAGGGGCTGACGGGGAGTGCGATGTTCCGCAGGAACGGAGCTCGAGCACCCGAAGGGTGCGGAGTGCGAGCGAAGCGAGCTCGAGCACCGGAGGTGCGAAGGGGGTCTCCCCCTCCCCTGTCTCTAACACGCAAAGGAGATACCTATAACCCCCACCCCACCCGGCCTTCGGCCTCCTCCCCCGCCCCTTGGGGCGGGGGCAGTGCGTGGCGATATTCCCTCAAAATCCGTGCAATGGACTTAGATCTGCGAAGGATGCATGAGAGTTCCCCCGAAAATAGTGACCGGTGAGGAATAGGGATTTAACTGCCGGTGCAGGTTTCTAAGGCTCAGGTAGCCACACGTGTCGCAACAGGTCCCATCACCCGATCTCCTCAATCTCTCCATTCTTCGCGCGATACCGCCGCACCGTCGCCGCCGCCTGCTCCGCGAGACCCTCCGCACCGATCTCCTCTTCGAGTTTCAGGATCGTCTCCGCGGGCGCCGCCGTCGAGGGGTAGCGGGGAGCGACCGTGCACCCGACGTCTCCCGGCCGCGCCTGAAACGTCCCGATAGCGCGTGCGCGGTCGACGACCTCCGTCTTGTCAAACCCGATCAGCGGCCGGAGCATCGGAACGGTCGCCGCAGGAGCAATCACCGCCATGTTCGCGAGCGTCTGGGACGCCACCTGCCCCAGGTTGTCGCCGCTGACCAGGGCGGCAGCTCCACGCTCCTTTGCAAGGAGACTCGCCACCCTGAGCATGAACCGCTTGCAGAGGACGCACCGGTAGCGCGGCTCCTTCAGCGCCGTGATCGCCGCAAAGAACGGCTCCATCTCCACGACCAGGAGATCAAGGGCGTGGCCCGGAACCCAGAGAGAGAGCCGGGCATGATTTGCAAGGACGTTCTTCTCCGCGTCCGCACCCCCGAACCGACCGCCGTGCATGTTGACGTGCACCATCAGGCATCCCCGGCGCATCATCAGCCACGACGCGACCGGCGAGTCGATTCCTTCCGAGAGCAGGGCCATCACCTCGCCCTGCGTCCCGTAGGGGAGCCCGCCCGGCCCCGGGATCTTCTCGTCGTAGACGAGGCCGCCATACTCCCGGGCTTCCACGAAGATCTCGTAGTCGGGCGACGTCAGATCGACCTTCGCCTCCGGTATCCGGTCGAGGACGGCCGAACCGACCGCCGCAGCGAGCTCCTGGCTATTAAGCCCCTCGACAACCGATCGCCGCGCCCTGACCCCAAACGACATCCCGGGTCGGAGATTCCTCTCTGCGTGCTCGACCGCCGTGGCCGCGAGCCCCTCGATATCCGCCGAGGTCACCGTGCAGACACTGGTGCCCACCACCCCAAAGGTCTTTGCGGCCACTACGGCGATCCGCCGGGGTTCGTCGCCGTAGATCATGATCCGGCCCCGGTGAGTCTCGATACGGTGAGTAAGTCCCTCAGTCTCCAGCGCAAGACCGATATTCCCCGTCATTATCGATATGTACCGCCGCTTCACCGTCTCGCTCTTGAGGAAGATCTCGCCGTACCTGACCATCACCGCTTCCATGAATCCGCACCTCCTTCCCGGTAGCCACCGGAGGCAATCGTTACATCCGTAAACCCGAGTTCCTTCACCGCACCGAGCAGTTCCTCAAGCCTCCGGCGGTACGCCGGGTCGGCCTCGATCGAGGCCCGGCAACCACCGGTGCACCGGACACGTATCGTCCCCGGGATCTCCCGCGCGAGGAGGGCTTCCGCCGCCGCGACGAGCGCGAGGCACTCCCGGGTGACCGCCTCACCGGTGGGGATGCGGGTTGCGAGGCATGCCGACGGCGGGCGGATGGGCACCCCGAGTTCCCTCGCAAGTGCCTCGACATCCGCCTTCCCCATACCGCACCCGGCGAACGGGCTTTTGATCCCGAGTTCGGAGAGCACCCGCATCCCGGGCCTCGCCGCGGGCCGATCGTCGGCGTGGGTCCCATCGACCACCGTCCGGCACCCCTGCCGGCGTGCCTCCGCCACGACCGCCTCCATCATCGCCCGCTTGCAGACGTAGCACCGGTCCGGCCGGTTCTCCCGGACAGCGGGGATATCGAGCATATCGAGCGGTATCACGACATGCGGGAGACCCAGGCGCTCCGAGAGTTTGCGCGCCGCCGCGAGCTCCCCCGGCGGTGTAAGGCCGGTATCGACGCTGATCGCGATCGCCTGAATCCCATGATGCCGGGCGAACGCCAGCAGAACCGAACTGTCCGTTCCACCGGAGAGCGCGACCGCGACGGGTTCGTAGGATTTCAGGAGAGCATCAAGTCCGCGAACTCTCGTCATCTGCTCTTCATATGCTCGCTTGTCCTAGATGAATGTTCGCGAATCGCGCCAATTCCCGATTTCTGCACGAAGAGCAAATGATTTTTAACAGAGGCACTCAGAATGTGTACTGATATGGCGAAGAAAGCGAGTGCCAAACAGGCAGAACCCATGAAACTCTTCTATATTTTTTACAATCAGGAGCGCTGGGACAACTGGATCAAGACGCTGGAGGAAGCAAATTTCGAGCCCCCCGAAGGTGAAGAGGTCTCGGAGGGCGAGCAGATGCTCTTCAGTTTCACCGAAGATATCACCCTCTCGGTCTTGAAGATCATCCGTCTCCACCAGAACGGCCGGTTCACGAAGGAGGAGGCCACGGAGAAACTCGACGACGTGGAGCTTATCGTCATGACCGGACTTCCCGAGGGAGAACTCGAAGATATCATCGGGTCGCTCCAGCTCTCGCTGCTGGTGCTCTTCACCGCCTGCCGGAAGTACCTCGAAGGCGAATTCGACAAGGACATCAAGACCCTCGTGAAGAAGGGCAAGGGCATCGACGAGGAGAACCTCGAGGAAGCGCTCGAGGTTGCGGCGAATATCGGGGCCGCCGTAGTCGACGGCGCCACCTGCTGCGCGAAGTACATCAAGGACAACGTGGAGAACCCCGGCCTCTTCGACGAGTGGCTCATCGAGATCGAGACCATGAGCAACGCCATGAAGTCGCTCGCGAAGTTCGACGAGGAGCCCGGCGAGTCGTGATAGCGGATAAAGCCCGGTTTCGGGCGGCACGGAAACTTGAGCGGGCAGCAGGGTTCCGGCTCCCGGATCACGTCTTTTCAGGCGCGTTTCTGGAGTCGCTCGGGAAGGCAATCGACTTCGAGAACCTCGATCGCCGGACGCACGAGCAGCTCCGGGCCTTTTTCCGCGACTTCATGGATTGCAAATGCAAGAACGCACCCTTCTGCGGGTGCCCGGAGAGGAAGTTCACCCTCACCATCATCGAGTTTCGGGAGTTGGGGCTCGATCACCGCCAGATCAGCGCCCACCTCCTCGAAGAATACGGGCTCGATCTCTACCCCGCCGATATCCTGAGTTTTCTCGAGGACTCCGTCCACATGCTCGAAGCGATACGGGACGTCGCCGAACTGCAGGGGCGGGAGAGACTGGCGGAGAACGCCATCGAGCACATCAAGAAGATCGAGCACTAAATCTCTCTTTTCTTACTGTGCCCGGTTCCCGGGGTTCCGCATCATGGGAGCGACGTTGCACCCCGCCATCTCCCCGAAGCAGAAGAGGAAACGCTCCCGGATACTCTCCGGCAGTCTCGCCTCCGGGATGGGTTCGAACCCGAGTCTCCCGTAGAACCCGATCAGGGGGAGCGTCGAGTGGATGTAGATCGTCTCGGAGCCGCATTCGTCGAGGAGGATCTGCACGGCCTCCTTTGCATAGCCGTGTCCGCGGTGCTCGTCCAGCGTGAAGACGCAGTCCATCTCGAGGCCGCCCGAGTGAAGGGTGCAGCGGGCCGTTGCCGCAAGGGCTCCGTCGACAAAGACACCGAATATCCTCTCCCGCGCCGGGTCGGCCTTCTGGCCGCGGTAGTGCGTCCAGACTCTCTCTGCAAGCGGAAACTCTCCCGGCTGCAGTTCACGAACCTCTTTCTCCATCGTCTTCTCCAGGTATGGCCACACATTGCCGCACCAGGTATTTTAACCGGACGGGTAGCCCCGCCCGGTCTCAGAGCAGATCCGGCCAGGGGATGCCGAGACCCCGGGTCAGTTCCTTCAGTTCGTCGTGGATTCCCCGGTCGATCTTGAGAAGAGCCAGGATATAGACCAGACCGCCGAGCGCAACCGCTCCGAGGACGACGAAGACGTTCGTGAGCGGGATGACGAACGAGTAGACCGCGACGACGGCCCCCATCACGAGCGCGGCGAGGACGATGTGTCCTACGGCTCTGCGCTCTATCCGCACGCGGATGCTCCGGGAGAGGGCGCGGTTGGCGAGTGCCGCGTTCAGCACCATGGTGACGAGCGTGGCCACAGACGCCCCGACGATACCATATGCCGGGATGAGGAGGAGGTTCAAGCCGATGTTCGCTGTAACCGCGATCACCGTCACCCGGAACGAGTCACGCGGTCGGTCGAGAGCGTTCAGGCACATTGTCTGGAGGAACATGAAAACGTGAGCGACCTGAACGAGCAGGAGTATCGCGAGAGCCGGTGCCCCTGCGGTGGCTGACGCCGTGTAGAAGAAGTAGAGGAGCCGTTCGCCGAGAAGCCAGCCCCCGGCAACGACGGGGACAGCGAGCAGGAGCGAGTAGGTGAAGGCACGGGCGAGCGCACGCTCCACCAGAGGGAGTTCGTCCTGCTTCCCCCAGTAACTGACCTTCGGGTAGAGGGTGGTACGGAGCGCTATGGTGATGAACGTTGCAATAGAGGTGAGCTGGAGTGCCACGCGGTAGATGCCGACGTCGGCATCGGTCAGGAAGTAACCGATCATGATGGTATCGGCGTACGAGAAGACGAGGTAGCCGCTCGCGCTGAGGAACGTCCAGAACGAGAAGGCAAAGAGGCTCTGGATGTGTGACCGGCGAAACCGTGCCGGCGAGAGATCCAGAAAGCGGTAATTGACGAGCCCTGCCGCAAGGAGACCGGCGACGAAACCGCCGGCAAGCCCGGCAACGCCGTAGCCGAGGACGACCGCAACGACCTGAACGAAGACCCGAATCACGTTGTCGATCAGGCTGCCGATCTGGTTGATGCCGACCTTCCCTCTACCGTAGACGCTGTTCGAGGCGATACTCGTGAAGGCACCGGCGATCAGCGCGACGATCAGCCAGAGGAAGACTTCCGGCGAGGCAAGGTCGGGGATATACGGCCGTATGATGAGGAGGAACCCGACCGAGATGGCCACCAGCACGACCCTGAGGACGAAAAACGCCGTGAAATATGCGTTCTGGTCTTCCCCCTCGCTTATCCGTTTTACAACAGCCCCCCCGAACCCGCCGTCCCCGAGCAGGTTGAAAACGCTGTAGTAGGCGACGAAGATGAAGTATGCGCCCAGTATCGATAGGCCGACAGTATGAGTGAAGAACATCGTGGAGAGGAACCCGATCGCAGTGAGGGCCAGCGTCGAGGCGAGGCTGATGACACTCTGGCGCTGGACGGGGTCGATGCGCATGACACGGGCAAGATACCGGGAGGGGCGGGACACAAGCAGTGGTTTCGCCGTGAGAAGCCTTATTGCTTTTGAACCGGGGAGCGGGGAAGGCGGCCGTGATCCGGGAGGGGGAGGTGCTGGTCCCGGAGCGGGGGTCGCGATAACGTCATGGCGGAGCGGTGCTAATGTAATAGAGTAGCGCTGATGTGTAGTAGCACAATTGAGTGTTCCAAAAGAGGGTCACAATAACCGGTGGTGAAAAACTTGGACGTAGGGGTTATCGGTGTTGGAATGATGGGCAGGAATCACGCCCGTGTATACTCGGAAATGAAAGCGGTGGACTCGCTTCACCTGTTCGATCTCAACGGGAAGGCGGCCCGCGACCTTGCCGGCGCCTTTGAGGCAACGGCCTCCCCGACGCTTGAGAACCTGCTCGAAAACGTCGATGCGGTGAGCGTCTGCGTACCGACGCCCTATCACTTCTCCGTTGCAGAGCAGATCCTCGAGGCCGGGGTGCCGCTGCTCATCGAGAAGCCGGTCTGCGCGACAGCGGAGGAGGCGAAACGGCTCATCGCGAAGATCCCCGAGGGCCTCGTCGCCGGTGTCGGGCACATCGAGCGGTTCAACCCGATCGTCCCCGAGATCAAGAAGATCGTCCAGAATCCCCTCTACATCGAGATGAAGCGGCATAACCCCGCTTCGTCCCGGGTGAGCGGTTCCTCGGTCGTCGAGGATCTGATGATCCACGATGTGGACATCATGCGTAACGTCCTCCTCCCGGAGGGCACCTACCACCTCGCCGGAAGCGGGAACGAGGATGTCTGCAGCGCACTCTTCTCTTTCGGAGGCACCCCGGTCTACCTCTCGGCAAGCAGGAAATCCTCGAAGAAGATCCGTATGATCTACATCGAGGAGGAAGAGTTCACCGTCGAGGGAGACTTCATGGCCCAGGAGATCTACATCCACAGAAAGCCCGGGCAGTATGCGGTCGAGGACGAACGCTATGTCCAGGAGAACATCATCGAGAAGGTGCTCGTCAACAAGCAGGAGCCGCTCAAGCTCGAACTCTCGACGTTCCTCGACTGTGTTGTCCGAAAAAGGCAGTTCCCCGTCAGTCCCGCACAGGCGTTGCTGAATATGGAGATCTGCGAGGATGTCGCGCGGTGTTTTGCGGCCTGAAGGTTGGTATTTATAATGAAGAGCAAATTACAGTCGATCATCGATAGAATTGGGTCGATCAGGAATATCGGTGTCGTCGGCATGGGCTACGTCGGCATCCCCGCTGCGGCGCTCTTTGCGGACGCACCCGAATTCGAGTTCGTCCGGGGGTTCCAGCGGGATTCACCGTCCTCAGGCTACAAGGTAGCCATGCTGAACCGGGGAGAGTCGCCGCTCAAGGGCGAAGAGCCGGGGCTGGAAGAACTGCTCGGAAAGGTCGTCGGCGCGGGGAAGTTCCGGTGTACCTCGGACTTCTCCGAGATCGCGGCGTGCGACGCGGTGACACTCGCCATCCAGACCCCGTTTAAGGATCAAAAAGACCTGATTCCCGACTTCTCGGCCCTGATCGAGGGGCTCCGGCAGGTGGGAAAGCACCTCGCGGAAGGCACGCTCGTGGTTCTCGAGTCGACAGTCACCCCCGGCACGACCGAGCGCATGGCCCGCGAAATCCTCGAAGAGGAGTCGGGGCTCGTCGCCGGGGAAGAGTTCTGCCTCGCGCACGCTCCCGAACGGGTGATGGTCGGACGATTGCTTCGCAATATCCGGGAGCACGACCGGATCGTCGGCGGGATCGATGAGGTCTCGACGGCGCGGGCGATCGAACTCTACCGTCCGGTCCTGACGACCGGGAAGATCATCCCGATGACCGCGACCGCTGCCGAGGTGACGAAGACCGCCGAGAACGCCTTCCGCGACCTCCAGATCGCCGCCGCAAACCAGCTGGCGCTGCACTGCGAGGCGATGGGCGTCAACGTCTACGACGTCCGGGCCGGGATTGACTCCTTGAAGGGAGAGGGGATCACCCGGGCAGTTCTCTGGCCGGGTGCCGGGGTAGGCGGCCACTGTCTCACGAAGGACTCCTGGCACCTCGAACGGGGCGCACAGGTTCTCGGCGGCGACCTCTGGTACCCGCACGGGGCCGAGTCGATCTTCGGCGTCGCACGGATGATCAACGAGTTCATGCCCCGGCACATGGTTCACCTGACCCTCGAGGGGCTCGAGCGGGCGGGGAAATCCCCGGATGGTGCAACGGTCGCGCTCCTCGGGTGGGCGTTCATCCAGAACTCGGACGATACCCGGAACACCCCCGCGGAGCCTTACCTCGCGGAGATGAAGGAGGCGGGAGCGGAAGTCCGGGTTCACGACCCGTTCGTGGAGAGGTATCCGGGGATAGAGGTTTCGCACGACCTGGACGCGGCTCTTGAAGGCGCGGACGTCGTCACCATCTTCACCGGCCACCACCACTATGCCTCTCTCGAACCGGTGCGGGTGAAGGAGTTGTCGGGGAAAGAGCATCCGGTCATCGTCGACGGCAGGAACATCGTCGACCCGGACGCCTTCATCCGGGCAGGCTTCGTCTACAAGGGCATCGGCCGCGGCGACAAAAACAACCATCCGATTCGGCAGTTACCATGAAGATCGTATCGATCGTCGGCGCCCGGCCGCAGTTCATCAAGTGCGCTCCCGTCTCCCGGGAACTCAGGAAGGAGCACGAGGAGATCCTCGTCCACACCGGACAGCACTATGACCACGGCATGTCAGAGATCTTCTTCGAGGAACTCCGCATCCCGAAGCCCGACTACAACCTCGGCATCGGCTCCGGGACCCACGGCCGCCAGACCGGGGCGATGCTCGGGGCGATCGAGGACGTTCTTGAGACGGAGAAGCCCGACATCGTTATGGTCTACGGCGACACGAACTCGACCCTCGCGGGCGCGCTTGCGGCGGCAAAACTCCACATTTCGGTGGCGCACGTCGAGGCAGGGCTCCGGAGCTTCGACCGCCGGATGCCCGAGGAGGTGAACCGGGTGCTCACCGACCACGCATCCGACCTCCTCTTCTGCCCGACGGAGACCGCCGTTGCAAACCTCGCGGCCGAGGGAGTCACGGAGGGCGTTCACCTCGTCGGGGATGTGATGTGTGACGCGATAAACTACAACCGCGCGGTCGCGGAAGAGCGCTCCCGGATCCTCGAGGACGTCGGGGTCGAACCCGGGGGCTACCTCGTCGTCACCGTCCACCGGCCGTCGAACACCGATAGCAGGGAGAATATGGCTGCCATCCTCAGCGCGCTTGGGGAGGCTGAAAGACCGGTCGTCTTCCCGGTCCACCCCCGGACACGGCGCTACCTCGGCGAACACGGCCTTCTTACGAAGATGCCGGAGAACGTCCGGGTCATCGAACCGCTCGGCTACCTCGACATGCTTCACCTGATGGCGCACGCGGAAAAAATCCTCACCGACTCCGGCGGAGTCCAGAAGGAGGCCTACATGCTTGGCGTCCCCTGCATCACCCTCCGGGAGAATACCGAGTGGGTTGAGACGGTCGAGGCCGAGTGGAACATGCTTGTGGGGGCGGAGAGGGAGAGCATCATCGATGCTATTCGGCATTTTTCGCCCGAATCACAGCAGACAGAGGTATTCGGGAACGGAAACGCCAGTGCTTTGATCGGGGAGATCCTCATCCGGCACCAGAATGCCGGGGAGACACCGAATATCCCCTGAAACCCCCGTTCCGGGAGATGGCCAATTAACTGTGAGAAATGACCGTGGGTGATGCCGGCCGCCCAAACTCAAGGTCTCATCTGCTGCGAGAGGAGGGAATTTAGCGGCATTTATCCACAACAAGGCAGCAATGCTGTTTTTGAGATACTACATCTAATTCTAGAATTACACGAATATGTTCTGAATATCGCTTACCATCGGGGTATCTCATCCCAGCGTAATATTGAGGTTGATCTTTATCGGAACTGGATGCGGACCGACGACATATCCACCATTATTCTAGGTTATTCTAGGTTATTCTAGGTTATTCTAGGTTATTCTAGGTTATTCTAGGTTATTCTAGGTTATTCTAGGTTATTCTAGGTTATTCTAGGTTATTCTAGG includes:
- the thiI gene encoding tRNA uracil 4-sulfurtransferase ThiI, with product MEAVMVRYGEIFLKSETVKRRYISIMTGNIGLALETEGLTHRIETHRGRIMIYGDEPRRIAVVAAKTFGVVGTSVCTVTSADIEGLAATAVEHAERNLRPGMSFGVRARRSVVEGLNSQELAAAVGSAVLDRIPEAKVDLTSPDYEIFVEAREYGGLVYDEKIPGPGGLPYGTQGEVMALLSEGIDSPVASWLMMRRGCLMVHVNMHGGRFGGADAEKNVLANHARLSLWVPGHALDLLVVEMEPFFAAITALKEPRYRCVLCKRFMLRVASLLAKERGAAALVSGDNLGQVASQTLANMAVIAPAATVPMLRPLIGFDKTEVVDRARAIGTFQARPGDVGCTVAPRYPSTAAPAETILKLEEEIGAEGLAEQAAATVRRYRAKNGEIEEIG
- the wecB gene encoding non-hydrolyzing UDP-N-acetylglucosamine 2-epimerase; protein product: MKIVSIVGARPQFIKCAPVSRELRKEHEEILVHTGQHYDHGMSEIFFEELRIPKPDYNLGIGSGTHGRQTGAMLGAIEDVLETEKPDIVMVYGDTNSTLAGALAAAKLHISVAHVEAGLRSFDRRMPEEVNRVLTDHASDLLFCPTETAVANLAAEGVTEGVHLVGDVMCDAINYNRAVAEERSRILEDVGVEPGGYLVVTVHRPSNTDSRENMAAILSALGEAERPVVFPVHPRTRRYLGEHGLLTKMPENVRVIEPLGYLDMLHLMAHAEKILTDSGGVQKEAYMLGVPCITLRENTEWVETVEAEWNMLVGAERESIIDAIRHFSPESQQTEVFGNGNASALIGEILIRHQNAGETPNIP
- a CDS encoding DUF5814 domain-containing protein translates to MIADKARFRAARKLERAAGFRLPDHVFSGAFLESLGKAIDFENLDRRTHEQLRAFFRDFMDCKCKNAPFCGCPERKFTLTIIEFRELGLDHRQISAHLLEEYGLDLYPADILSFLEDSVHMLEAIRDVAELQGRERLAENAIEHIKKIEH
- a CDS encoding GNAT family N-acetyltransferase, giving the protein MWPYLEKTMEKEVRELQPGEFPLAERVWTHYRGQKADPARERIFGVFVDGALAATARCTLHSGGLEMDCVFTLDEHRGHGYAKEAVQILLDECGSETIYIHSTLPLIGFYGRLGFEPIPEARLPESIRERFLFCFGEMAGCNVAPMMRNPGNRAQ
- a CDS encoding nucleotide sugar dehydrogenase is translated as MKSKLQSIIDRIGSIRNIGVVGMGYVGIPAAALFADAPEFEFVRGFQRDSPSSGYKVAMLNRGESPLKGEEPGLEELLGKVVGAGKFRCTSDFSEIAACDAVTLAIQTPFKDQKDLIPDFSALIEGLRQVGKHLAEGTLVVLESTVTPGTTERMAREILEEESGLVAGEEFCLAHAPERVMVGRLLRNIREHDRIVGGIDEVSTARAIELYRPVLTTGKIIPMTATAAEVTKTAENAFRDLQIAAANQLALHCEAMGVNVYDVRAGIDSLKGEGITRAVLWPGAGVGGHCLTKDSWHLERGAQVLGGDLWYPHGAESIFGVARMINEFMPRHMVHLTLEGLERAGKSPDGATVALLGWAFIQNSDDTRNTPAEPYLAEMKEAGAEVRVHDPFVERYPGIEVSHDLDAALEGADVVTIFTGHHHYASLEPVRVKELSGKEHPVIVDGRNIVDPDAFIRAGFVYKGIGRGDKNNHPIRQLP
- the larE gene encoding ATP-dependent sacrificial sulfur transferase LarE; the encoded protein is MTRVRGLDALLKSYEPVAVALSGGTDSSVLLAFARHHGIQAIAISVDTGLTPPGELAAARKLSERLGLPHVVIPLDMLDIPAVRENRPDRCYVCKRAMMEAVVAEARRQGCRTVVDGTHADDRPAARPGMRVLSELGIKSPFAGCGMGKADVEALARELGVPIRPPSACLATRIPTGEAVTRECLALVAAAEALLAREIPGTIRVRCTGGCRASIEADPAYRRRLEELLGAVKELGFTDVTIASGGYREGGADSWKR
- a CDS encoding Gfo/Idh/MocA family protein; the encoded protein is MDVGVIGVGMMGRNHARVYSEMKAVDSLHLFDLNGKAARDLAGAFEATASPTLENLLENVDAVSVCVPTPYHFSVAEQILEAGVPLLIEKPVCATAEEAKRLIAKIPEGLVAGVGHIERFNPIVPEIKKIVQNPLYIEMKRHNPASSRVSGSSVVEDLMIHDVDIMRNVLLPEGTYHLAGSGNEDVCSALFSFGGTPVYLSASRKSSKKIRMIYIEEEEFTVEGDFMAQEIYIHRKPGQYAVEDERYVQENIIEKVLVNKQEPLKLELSTFLDCVVRKRQFPVSPAQALLNMEICEDVARCFAA
- a CDS encoding flippase codes for the protein MRIDPVQRQSVISLASTLALTAIGFLSTMFFTHTVGLSILGAYFIFVAYYSVFNLLGDGGFGGAVVKRISEGEDQNAYFTAFFVLRVVLVAISVGFLLIIRPYIPDLASPEVFLWLIVALIAGAFTSIASNSVYGRGKVGINQIGSLIDNVIRVFVQVVAVVLGYGVAGLAGGFVAGLLAAGLVNYRFLDLSPARFRRSHIQSLFAFSFWTFLSASGYLVFSYADTIMIGYFLTDADVGIYRVALQLTSIATFITIALRTTLYPKVSYWGKQDELPLVERALARAFTYSLLLAVPVVAGGWLLGERLLYFFYTASATAGAPALAILLLVQVAHVFMFLQTMCLNALDRPRDSFRVTVIAVTANIGLNLLLIPAYGIVGASVATLVTMVLNAALANRALSRSIRVRIERRAVGHIVLAALVMGAVVAVYSFVIPLTNVFVVLGAVALGGLVYILALLKIDRGIHDELKELTRGLGIPWPDLL
- a CDS encoding DUF2150 family protein, producing MAKKASAKQAEPMKLFYIFYNQERWDNWIKTLEEANFEPPEGEEVSEGEQMLFSFTEDITLSVLKIIRLHQNGRFTKEEATEKLDDVELIVMTGLPEGELEDIIGSLQLSLLVLFTACRKYLEGEFDKDIKTLVKKGKGIDEENLEEALEVAANIGAAVVDGATCCAKYIKDNVENPGLFDEWLIEIETMSNAMKSLAKFDEEPGES